In a single window of the Leptolyngbyaceae cyanobacterium genome:
- a CDS encoding Uma2 family endonuclease yields the protein MTQAQPEAKIYNFDEFISWYPENSEVRYELHDGVIIEMPKPKGKHSNLTGSLIEQLLIVIRQMGKGGIWTIPRESIVKPKREQSGYEPDIIVLNQEVLGE from the coding sequence ATGACTCAAGCCCAACCAGAAGCCAAAATATATAACTTTGATGAATTTATCAGTTGGTATCCTGAAAACTCAGAAGTCCGGTACGAACTGCATGACGGAGTAATTATCGAAATGCCCAAGCCAAAGGGAAAACATTCAAATCTAACAGGTTCCCTGATCGAGCAACTATTAATAGTTATTAGGCAAATGGGTAAAGGTGGTATTTGGACTATTCCTAGAGAATCGATTGTCAAACCGAAACGGGAACAATCTGGTTATGAGCCGGATATTATCGTTTTGAATCAAGAAGTTTTGGGAGAGTAA
- a CDS encoding Uma2 family endonuclease, with translation MGIEEYWIVDCAGLGLKKFIGDPKQPTFFVCNLEDGEYQMNRFTENTAIISPTFPQFNLSPQQIFAIAL, from the coding sequence ATGGGAATTGAGGAATATTGGATTGTTGATTGTGCAGGATTGGGGCTGAAAAAGTTCATTGGCGATCCCAAGCAACCTACGTTTTTTGTTTGTAATTTGGAGGATGGGGAATATCAGATGAATCGATTTACGGAAAATACTGCTATTATTTCTCCGACTTTTCCACAGTTTAATTTATCGCCTCAGCAGATTTTTGCGATCGCTCTGTAG